The Oryza glaberrima chromosome 5, OglaRS2, whole genome shotgun sequence DNA segment ATATTTTGTCactttaaaagtttttaaaattacaGTACCCCTGTTATGGACAGAGAGGAATGGAGAAGGGAGCGTTGGCAAGAATGCCGAGGGACAGCGATTGTGCTTGACAGCGGTGGACCACGAGCGCAGCCTgcggcttctcctcctccggcattggcaagggcggcggtggcgccggctgCAGTCATGGGCGCAGCCTACGGTCTTCCGTGACATCCCGGACGGCAGCGCGCTCGTCAACCCGCACGATGACGAGGGGATGAGGATGACGACATCGATACTGGGCGGACAACAGTGGTGCCGACGCTAAGAGGAGGATGGGCGGCAAGGTGGACGGGATGCCACTCGGTCCGTCCTTCTCCCCCATCACCGGTGGAAGCGGTGAGCGTGCGCACACGCCGCAAGCTACGAGCACCGCCCTACGAAtcgtcgcctcctcccttcAGCCTGTTGTCCCTACCGCCACCCGCCTCCACCTCAtcgccccctcctccaccctctTTGGCACTGCCATCCTCCTCCGCCCAATCGCCGTTCGTCCCTGCACGCTCGTCGCCCGCCACTGGCGAGCACGGCCACCATCCCTCGGCCTTCTCACCGGCGATCCCCTTTACATTCCTCTCTATCCATGACAGAGGTACCGTGGTCTTAAAATTTTTAAAGCGGCAAAATATCATAAAGGCAACCTATTAAATGGTATTTTACACTTAGCATTCTAGTCGGTGGTGCAAACCCAAGTTGCATATTGCTATTTTTCTCGCCAACGACTacggcctggtttagttcccataaatttttcccaaaaacattacatctaatctttggacacatgcatagagcattaaatatatatattttaaaaaaactaattacacagttagggaggaaatcgcgagacgaatcttttaaacctaattagtccatgattagccataactgctacagtaacccacatgtgctaatgatggattaattaggctcaaaagattcatctaaCGGTTTCCAGACgatttattcgtgtccgaaaaccctttTTGATATACGGTCAATATATGATGTGacattcaaaattttcttttcgcgaactaaacgggcccttaataaagaaaaaaaaagagcgcaACGCTCGGGCCAACTGGGGCAGCGTATGGCCTGACGCCACGCACCTGTCCCCGTCTCCCCCCGAATTCGGTGCAACGCAACGGCCCGTACCAGTGTAGTAAAACATCACGCCAAGCACACGCACGATACGCGCCCAACACCCCACACGGCCACACCGCGTGCCCGCGCGCACGCGGCGCCCGTCAGTTCGGCAACCGGCGCCGTCCCGGAAGGCCCAGAAACCGAGCACGCAACGCAACCGCGCGATGCGAGacttttggggggggggggggggggggggggggggggggggggggggaggcgcGCGCGACGAGGAGGGATTTTTATGCACGAGCCGGGACAAGACGGCACGAGGGCGGGGGCCGCGGAGGAAGTGGGGGAGGGAAATTAGCGGCTCCCAGGCACGGGAGGGACACCGAGAATAGCGCCCCCAAATCCAGGGCCCCGGTCTAAAATCCATCCAGGCAGCCGCCGTCCAATCCCAATCCTACCTTGTTTTCGTTCTTTCTTCCTCCGACGACGAGGGGAGATTGCTGGTCAGCTCTCTGTCTTCCTTACTTCCTTGTTTCTTCCTGGTTGGAGGATTGATCAAATCCTGCAAAGGATTAGGTTTTCTTGGGATTGGTGGGTGGTAGTCTTGTCCTCCTCCCCCCAAATCatttttgatttgatttgatttgggttgggttggggttCATCGAATCAATCATTTCAAGAACAGAGTTATTCTCGGCGGATTTCTTCCACCGCCGTCAGTTCTTGTGTGGATTGTGTCTCTTCCGTTCTGGTGAGTCCGATTCGGTTTCTCCTTTGCTTTCAATCGATCTCTCCCGCTAGTACTGTTCTTGCTCATCCCGTCTGATGCTGATGAGTTGGTTTCTTGCAGTTTCGGTTTCAGAATCTGCAGTTCGTCGTCGGACCGGTTGTTTCCTGAGTCCCATCTGAGGATAGGTATCGGCTAATCGCTTTGATCTGAATTTCGATTCATCGCTGTAGAGAAATGcgccgaaaaaaaaaagaaaagaaatttctctcttttattttcttgctCTTCTCGTGGTCTCGAGAAGGATAATGCCGTAGCGATAAAGTCCATAGCTTGCAAGGCTGGCATCTCATGTGCTGTCGCTAACTCCATCGGCGTGATTGATTGCTCTGCCAtcccccaaaaaataaaatccctTGATAATCCGTATGGCATTTTCGTGTCTGCACACTGCACGGTTGATGGGAAAGTACTAGGTGTTGCTTTCGGAATCTCTCTTTCCTAAGATTGCTTCTTTGACCATTCTCGTAGTAATCTTGTCTCATGCGGGCAGTTTTGCTCTCAAGAAATGGGTTCATATTGTCGCACAATTTGGCCGTGTGCTTAGTTGCAATTTGCAATGCGGATTCTTTCGAGTCAACGACGCGGAATGAGATTAAAATTTGAGATCTTTCTGACGGTTATTTGTGGTGTGCGATGAGAAACGTGTTGCTCTTGGAATTCTTTCATGGATGATTCGTCGTAGTAGAAGGTTTCTTTGTTGTGTGCATTGATCGAATTTCTGTGCAGattcaaaataaattcagaaTCCAAGCCTGGTTGTCTCCGAGTTGAAGCTATGGCTGCGCGGCCGACGACGTCGGAGTCCGGGAGCACGACGACCGACGACGACGTGCACCTTTCGCCGACCAGCATCTgcagtggcggcggaggtggggcctgcgtcgtcgtcggcggcagccGCATCAAGATACTCTGCAGCTTCGGCGGCCGCATCATGCCCCGGCCGTCCGACGGTGCCCTCAAGTACATCGGCGGCGAGACCCGCGTCCTCGCCGTGCCCCGCTCCATCCCCTTCTCCGGTGCGTGCTCGATTCCCGAAGTAACCGGCCTGGCCATGTCTTGCCGCCGAGGCGCCGCGTAATCTCTCTCGCCGCGTGCAGGTTTGAAGAAGAAGGTGGAGGAGATGTTCAGGACGGAGGTGGCGGCCATCAAGTACCAGCTCGTCGCCGAGGACCTCGACGTGCTCGTCTCCGTCACCTGCGACGAGGACCTGACCCACATGCTCGACGAGTACGACCGCTTCGAGGCGAAGcggtcgccgtcggcgtcgccgcggtTCCGCGTCTACGTCTTCTCCTCGcagccgccggtggccgccgccgtcccgtccACCTCCCGCCACGCCGGCtacgcgccgccggcgtcccaccaccacctcctccagcaccacctccaccacttCCAGCCGGACCACTACGTCGCCACGCCCGACGGGAGCCCGCCGTACGCCGGACACTCGCACGGCGCCGTGTCGGCGGGCAACTCCCCGCGCGCCGACGCCGTGGGCCCCGACCACCCCGCCGTGTTCGGGCTCAAGATGCAGCGCGTCCGGAGCACGCCGAACCTCGGCAGCCTGGACGCGTCGCCGCAGCACTACCACCAGCACGCcgcggacgtcggcggcggcggcggcggcatggcgggaTACATGGGCGGCAGCTCGCCTgtgcacgccggcgccggccacctcGTCTCGCAGGGCGGCTTCCACAGCTACTACCACCCGCACGGGCAGTACGCCCCGGCGCCCGTGCCGGTGCCGCACCACGCCGGCGTGGGGAGGTACGACacgcgtggtggtggtggctacgTGCGAGGCAGCAACtacgtggcggcgccgccgccgccgatgatgcCGGTGGCGGTCCGGTCCGGCCGGCCGgtctcccgcggcggcggggccccgCCGTACAACGAGATGCACACGCCGAAGAATGCGACGACGATATGGGATTGATGACCGTACGCCGGAGCTTGCTGACGTTGTGGTTTTTGCAGGGAGAGATGTAAATAGATGGATATGGATCGTGGATGCACGCGGCGTCGCAGTAATCTTGTTAGTAGTTGTTTTTGCTGATGAGAAGAGGTCCAGTTTGCTGTAGAACTATTGTTGTTCACGCTGAGAAAATTATTTAAAACGTTCTTTTTCCCAAATATCAACTGCAAGGTTGAGTTGAATTACTACCAGGCCCTGGGTTTTGGGAAGGTCATTTAGCGATTGGTTTAGTGAGTTTTAGTTgttataaactttaaaaatatatttatttgatattttacaAAACTTCTATGTAGAAACGTTTTCTTACAAAATGTACTATCCCgccccaaaatgtaagcatttttttaagatagacAAGTATATTAAAAAAGTATGTGATAATAATCAGAGAAATGTTGTAATTTGTTGAGAAAAAAGTAGGTGAATAAATTAAATAGAGAAATGTTGTGATTACTTGAGAGGAGGGATATACggagaaatagcttcatttAGGATAATGCGATGTCCTACAAAcagttactccatccgtcccataaaaaacaaatctatgaTTAggtgtgacatattctaatacaataTATCTAATAAATAGAGGTATATCAAGATTCATAATATTAGGATGTGTTACATCTAAtactatgttggtttttttatgggactgagggagtacatTTTCGGACATAGGTAGCACTGTTtaactgtttaaaaaaaatgctaatggAAACAAAGGTATAATATGCatcttaattagaaaagaaCGGGGTAAAATTTGCGTCTTAGTTAGAAAAGAATGGGGCAGTCGGCACCCACCATCCCTCGCCGCTGCATGCGGATTTCTAGTTGTGGGgctatatatcttgccttcCTCGAGCTCTTGTAGCCTGTGGCAACGACTAGATGGCACCACATCCATAACCATAGTGGATAATCATGGCTATGGTGTTGGGGGTGGCCGGCTCTCACCCTGCGAAGGCAATATGGTCACCAGTGGTCTTAGAATAAGCTAGAAAGACGATAGGACGGCCATATGAAGAGCTTGCTCGTGTTGTCCCCTAAGGGTGACCTGCCGCCCTGCCCTCACAGTTCCTCTCTATCGCCTTCCCCCCACCATGTCATAGCCAAAAGTCTGTGCACCCGCTAGGACGACGATAGAGCTGGGGCCTTCTCCTTGGGTCTTGGTGGTTTGTTAGTGCCAATTTTGAATATTGCCTAGCCGGCCCTCATTGTTGGCGGCCATGTACAGTTTTCCTCGGGCTCCTCCCTTGATTCTCATTCTGTTGGAATTAAGGAAGATGTTATGGTCGGCGGTTAGCTGATCCGATGTCGTGAAGTGGGCTGGGCTTCCCTCCTGTGGTAGCCGTAGCTTTACATTGGGGTTGCTACAGTGGCTCCCCTCCCGGATTTGCAGTGGACTTCCAATGGGCGGCGTGGTGATGGCCGAGATCCTAGCAGATTGGCCATGGTGTGTGCTAGGAGAAAGCTCTACCTGGCTCAAGACCAATACTGGTGATGATGATGTCCTTGTGAATTATCTTCCTACCTATAAGAGCCGTTATAGCACCTCTGGCCCATTTCGCTTAGGAGGCTTGGATGAAAACATTCATTTTGTTTAACCGGATGCACGATAAGCGGCATTTGTTCAATGCCGTCCCCATTTTGAAGGTATCACTTTCAGAGATCCCTTTCAGAGATCACAATGCTCTATTCGGACTGTACCCCTTTCCCTTCTCTGTTTCCTCAATTTGAACCTACATTGTTTCAAGTTAGCTCGCATCTGCAACACGCTGGCATAGTTCGTTGCTGGTCCTATCCCCTTGGTCGATGCACACATCCACGGTTGGTGTTGGTGTCGCTTTAGCCACCGGCCATAGCCTTGCCACGACCAAAGCAGCCGTATTTGTCATCTAAGAGTTCGCTTGTGTCTCGTACCTCACTTCCTTCTCCCAAGAATATTGGCGAGCGCTAATCCATATAACAACATGACATACTTGGACTCTTGATGGCTTGATGCGGGTGGTCTTGATACTACAATATTTCGGTCGCCGGAACTTCAAGATGACATGTGTGTGTGGTAGAAAAGGCCCCTCGACAATCTTCAATTTCTAGTGTTTCAAGTATGGTGTTTCTAGTGTTTAGCAAAGATTAAGGTTGACAAGGAAAATCTCTGGTGCTCgttattaaatatttaaatgatGGATGATTGAGGATGAGAGGTGGCTTCTGGATAAGAAGGAAAGAGATTTGAATGAGATAAGTATTGCTCTATGAATTCttatatttgtgaaaaaaaattgaatgattGTATATATGGATAGAGGGAATATATGGGTGTGTGGCATCACATACTTTTTAGTCCACCCTCCTTACCTTCCAAACTACCAATACTCACCCTTTACCTCAAAAATAGTGTCTTTTTAGGTTTTGGATTTCTCACAAAGAGTATCATTTTAGCTGTAGGATCCACTAAGCCTCTTAATAccaatttatctattttatctCGTTTTGGCCATTTAACCATTATtactctcttctctttctcattCTCCCTCTCCCTGTTTTCTCTTTGTATTAATGGAGTGCATGGTAGCCTTTTGATCTCTTTCTTATATGTTTTTTACTGTAAAACGAGTCTTTTTGACGGGGGaacaatactccctctgtacaaTAATAcaatgatttttcttcttctggAGAGATTATTGCTGAAGAGAAAACGACTAGGATACCCCTATTTAAGATGGGAAGAACTTTGAATTAGAGTTGATTAATGTGATAATTAGAATACCAAAGTCTTTTATATTTGAAGACAAACTACAAAGGACAAGATCACTTACCCACGGATGGAGTATCAGTGAGGCTCATTTCATCTTTTTCTCTCAACTAAAGTTTTCCAGAATATTAGAATTACTAATCCGTTTTAAAATGgtcatatgtatttttttatggcAAAGGGAGTACTATTTTAGAACACAGATTGAGTGAATCGCCGCCTGAAACTACCCCTTGCAGTGCAGTTGCCGAGCATCGATCTCGCCTACCGATCGACCGGACGCCACGTCTGACTATCTAACACCTCCATGGTTCATATAAACCAAGTGAATAGTTAGTCCATCTCTAATTATGAGACccacaaaacaaaacaaggaTAAATTAGGGGGGGAACCCCGTAAGATAGCTGCTCTTCCTTGTGGCTAGCTGCTAGCGTGTGTGTACGTACGTATTGCAGTacacatcgatcgatcatgcggcggcggcggcggcgaagttgTTCGAGacggcgcc contains these protein-coding regions:
- the LOC127775056 gene encoding uncharacterized protein LOC127775056, producing the protein MAARPTTSESGSTTTDDDVHLSPTSICSGGGGGACVVVGGSRIKILCSFGGRIMPRPSDGALKYIGGETRVLAVPRSIPFSGLKKKVEEMFRTEVAAIKYQLVAEDLDVLVSVTCDEDLTHMLDEYDRFEAKRSPSASPRFRVYVFSSQPPVAAAVPSTSRHAGYAPPASHHHLLQHHLHHFQPDHYVATPDGSPPYAGHSHGAVSAGNSPRADAVGPDHPAVFGLKMQRVRSTPNLGSLDASPQHYHQHAADVGGGGGGMAGYMGGSSPVHAGAGHLVSQGGFHSYYHPHGQYAPAPVPVPHHAGVGRYDTRGGGGYVRGSNYVAAPPPPMMPVAVRSGRPVSRGGGAPPYNEMHTPKNATTIWD